GAAAagccctgctcttgctgttccCTAACACTCGTAAACAACTTCTCACATTCCTTTCTCCAGAGAATATAGAAGCTATTCCTTTTTAGTGTAATCTTTTCTCCAAGGCACCAACAGAAAGTCAGTAGTCTCCTGAGTAGTCTCACTTCAGGTGAGTGATGAAAGACAATTCATTTCCCACCATGTTTCCCACTAGATGAAACTAACTCAATCATTATCAGAGATAATGATTTGATTCAGGTTGTCTGAGTTCATGTTCTTTGGTAGAAAATAAGTGTAATGTCACAAGTGACAGAGCTCATTCCTACAACAGCTGGTTTCCTGATACTGACCCCATGAACCACTGCTTTCCTGGGTATAGTTTTTACAACCTGATAGCTTGCCATAACTTAGTACTTTAGGACACACAGACTTAAATCTCTATTTCTCTTAGGATGTCTTTTTGGAAACAAGATCTCTGAAGCCTCTCAGTGAGCACTGGCTCACCATTATCTGCAGTACACTGGTGCACACTTGCTGCTTTGGGAGGCCCCACTACTGCAGCCAGCAACCAAGCTTGGTTAAAATGAATGCCAAGTCCAGTAATACAACAAGATTCAGCTGAAGGTTAGGAAACACACCTTTTGTAAGGAAGTGGTGAGTAATCAGACTCTAAAGAATCATACTATCCCagactttagggaaaaaaattcaatCTTTCTGTTCTGTCCTTGCAATCTATTTTTTAACTAGTTGGATCAAACCCAGTTTTGAAGGTGGCACAGATACCACAAACACAATGCCATAATCCCATTTAGACAACTGATAACTGGTTAAATTCCAAGTGATGAAACTACCATGCTTTAAAAGAGGTGATTAAGCAGTGTAACTTCTCTGAGGTAGGTATGAAATTCCATCCAACAAAGTACAAGAACTTTCTGAGTTAATGATACAGTTCCTTCTCAAGATCTGTTAGGATCTAATCATGGCAATGAAATTACTAGTCTGGATCAAAGCTATGATGTGTCATAGTAATTTTGAGGCTCTGGTTCATTGACTCCAAATGCAAACACCTAAGCACATATTTCTGTTATGAAGCCCTGAATCAACAAGTTGAAATAGAAATATTGTGAGCTGCTTGTCTGAGAAAAATGAGTCAGAGTGCTGTATCTCAATATATAGCAAATTTGAAGTAGATAACACTAATTTTATAATACAAGTACTTAAAAGAGATCTTACAGACTGCTCCAAATTATTGGTGAATCAACCTTCTTTCCCATGCCCATCTAAAATGCTAGTGTGGTAATTTAACAAGGTCTTGATCTTGGAAGCATTAATGCTCAGATGTCATGAAGTATGACATTCCAGTATACTGAACACTGTTCAGATTTCCTGAAAAAGTGAAGGCTTTACTCAAAAATGACCCAGGATGCCTACAGGACCTCTGGGACCAAAGCTTACCTTAAGGTTCTAATAATCCATATTGCCTGAGGCATTAAGCTTCCAAAGCCTCCTGGTACAGCCTGTATTTTCAGTGCTAAAGCCATTTGTGTGTGCCACGTAAATTTGGGTGCTGGACTCCTACATTCTCTTAGACAGCTTTTTTTCAATACTGTAAGTTAAGCTCTTCTATTTTTCCAGGCTAAAAACAGTTTCAAGCTGAAACTTTGTAACTCAATTATAAATTCTGACAGCAGTGTACTTAGAACTCCAGCAGCACTAAGAAGGTCACTCCACCCTTGCAGAACCAGCCATGAGGCTGAACATTAGAACTGTCAACTCCTTATACCCAGAATTATGGTTTGTGCCCAAAGATAGCATGCATTTTGCAACAAAATATTCCAATTTTCTTACTTCTGTGACATGCAGGTCTCCAAAAAATTATATGCTTTGAACACTGCCAGCCAATTTAACACTACGGGATTAAGAGCAGACAATGAGCGCTGAAAAGTAAAAGCTGTATGTTGCTTATAACATCAAGAAAGGCACACATACTTTTCCCATATCTCTTCAAGCATTAAAAACAATTAGTTCACTTCTAATACCCCCATTCATATTACTTAAACGTTAATGATCTATTGCAGAAAAGAATGACGTACAAATCTAAACTATGTAATTACGAATTGAAATATCAGCAGGATAGAACATACCATCAACACGTCTTCAACATCTGAATAGCTGCAGCCAAGAGAGATataattttgctttatatttcagCTGGATTTGTACCACATGACAGTaaataattactgtattttctaaTCACATATATAATCTCCTTGTTGCTTGTTTCAGTATTTTACACaataaataagaaacatttttgtaaaataaagaaataattttggtatCATAGATACTATAAAAGGAACAATGGAAACTGTCCCAacatacaaaaattattttagatttttaaaaaatttgattCTCCATAACTAACTGTTACTTTCAACATTAATAttatcaattttaaaattaaaaaaatacaattcataTATTTCATGTCTACACTTACTTGCTGGTAGCTTTGGTTCTTTTGaatgtttctgcagaaaattttTTGGAGATGGCACTGCAACTTTTGCTGGTCCCATAGTTTTCCATTgagctttatttttctctgcttcacGTTTCACGGATGGTCTGAATGTGGATATATACCTTAGATGTTAAAAAATAGCCATGAAGAAGTTAAAGgtcagaaaattattaaaaatacttcttcaaaGAATATACATTTTTGCAGTAGTTCATGCCAAAAGCCTAAGCTATTTTGTTTTGTACTCTTTCCCAAATAAAGGCCATCACTCACACAACCTCCATACTAAGGCTAAGCCCAGCACTGCACTGACAAGTGGTTTTTCTGATTCTGAAGTTAGCTTGCTTGTTCATTCTTCTCTTGTGTCTCCAAGGTCAGTATTATCACACTTTGGGAAATGGTTCCTGTATGCACTGTTCATATAAATACTGAACACAGACATTTTGAAACTCAACAAGACCTAAATTTTGGAAATAAACTGCTTTGAGTATTGCTTGcacaaattaattatttttatgaggTTGTGTGTTACACACtttggtctttattttttaattaactccattttgaaaagtttttttaatGTGGCTATTTGTTCTGTTCAAGAATGCATCCAAAATATGCAGCTGTTGTGCATCTATAGGAAAATAGTAATCATGAACCTACTTTACTAGATTTTCTATATTTGAAAGTTTGTAGTAAGAGAAAGATGCAAATGCCAATGTATCTCGGCGGTTTCAGAAGCTGAAGTTGCAGTACATTGTAGGGCCTTACACAGCAATCAAACACATCTAAGGAAAAGCTCAGTTGGCATCAAAAAGCATGAGATACGTATTGATAATGAGAACTGCTTCATTCCATGGGATGAAACAAATTTTAGAGGTATGTAAAACCTCATGCTTCCAAAAACATGTGAAACGTAGTTGAGAGTTGGACAGAATGTCCTTGATCGTCAGTTTATCTTGTTACTGTCCACTGTATCATTGTCTCAATGTTCCTGTTGAACCATCTGTTACAGACTATTATAACAGATTAGATGAGATGGATGACTGCTCTGAAACAGCACAGCAaactgtatattttttatattacaCAGATCCAAATTATGATCCTGAACTACTGTCATCAGTGGTGGTTTTGGCACTAACTGAAACAGCTAATCTGAAAATCAGTAAGGGCTCAGACATGAAAAGCTGTATGCACACACTGCTGTTACGGTATAATGTTGCATACGGCACTGTAACTTCTGCTTTAATCAAAAGTATGCACACATGTTCTCCAAAAGAAGCCAAATGCTGATCCTTAGCTGATTAGCAGCATCTTGCCTCTAGCTGAAGGACTGAGCTGTCACAGATGTTTTCCTGAGGGAGCAGAACTCCCTGCTCCTGAAGCTCAGGCTACCTCATTGTACCTATTAAAAACTGTCCATCTTTAGGAAACATGTCATGTTAATTTATGGTAGATAAAAGCTGATGAACAATTGCACTCttctttcatggaaaaaaccATAAGTGTTTATGAAAAAACTATACCATGTTTtcaggtaaggaaaaaaagaacaaaaacgaTTACATATAATGCAACCTGTtatacagaaatactgaaatagtATGAAAGAAACGATGTAATGCTGGGCCAAGTGAATGGGAATTATAGTAGCAACACTGATAAAAGCTTTTGTATGTGAGCTGGAAATGTCCAATACATGTATTTGTACTTGATCATAACATTAGAACATGTAAGAGGACTTCATTAACAATGTGGAGTTATTTTGTCTTCCGGAGATTTGGTCTCCAAAATCAGAAAGAGGATTATGAACATAAGATTATATATAATTCCGGAAATACCTGTAATCATAAGGaatgaagttttatttattttttctgttcaatTCATGCCAAACAGCTATAGACATAGGCACAAACCCACCACACTCATAAGTAATTGCGTTCTTCGTCATTTGCTAGGAGTGGCATTATAGCCACACAGTAGAGAAAGGTAGTGACTTTATGAGGAGTTTGACCTAGTAGGGTTCACACAGTCTTGGAACGAGAAAGTGAATGAGAAGGTATTGAGTTTATTATATATTGGCATAAGGTAAGATGTCTTTTGTGGACAGCTATAGGCATTCCTTTGGATAAAGAGATGTGGCAGTTGTACCTTTTCAGTGACTTTTCAGGCTGAGAAAGTGGCTAAATGCTGTCATACACCAACAGGTGTCAGAGAGGGTTGCTAGGAAGAAAACATGGGTATGGGGGACTTCAGAACCTGAATCCATTCATCATTtggcaagggggaaaaaagacaataCATTTGTAAGAAGACAGTTACTATTCCTTAGGTGTCATCTTGGGACATCAAAGTTGTGGAAAATGAGGATGCTTGCTGTGGTTTCCTGAGTAGTACCTGGTCAGTTGAGAGTGAAATGTATatgatttcatttgaaaaaaaaagaccctAGATTTTGTATGCATTAGTTAAAACTGGTCAGATAATGCCGTTAACCAGGTTTGACACTGTTGTTACCAGATGGATATTTGGCACATGATTACCAAAGCAGGAAGCGGGGTGACAACAGAAGTCAGTGAGATCAGAAGGGGATTTAGTCAGATGGCATCCAACCTAAGGAATCCCTTGCCTAAACTGAACCTGATGGTCACGGAGTATCCAAATCCCTGAATGGTATTAGGACAGGAATAGATTTAGTGTGCTGCGTGCCTTGCCATACTGTCATTTCACTTTCCTCTGCCTAAAGTATTGTTCATTCACattggaaacaaaaaaagatgtaTGATCTATTTTTACATGGAAAAGGCTCAGAACTAGGAATCTCACAAGTCTGAACACTTTTACCTGAAAACGGATAACTGTCTTTGTTCTAATGAGGGTCGCTGGTACTTCTACCCATTTTAAAGCTATTGAGTTATGACCTACATTAACCTTTCACTGAAAATGCTAGCTCTAACAGCTTTCTTTCATATAAAGTAATAGGGACTTGAAAAAACAAGATAACTTTGCATATTATCAAGTATGAATTTTATAAAAACTCTCAAAGGAATTAATACTAGGGGGGCAAAAGgccttttttaatgtttttaaggtCAGGGGtaagaaagagaagcaaaagagaCAATGTCAGAAGACACACCTGACACATGAAAAGAATGGAAGTGTGGCACTGAGAAAAAATTTTTAAACCCCCAACTTTTCAGCTGCTCACTGAAAAATTGTTATAAGTGTGTGTAACAAAGATGTCACGTAATTTTCCTCTGAGTGGAAAGAGTGCTTTGTAAAATCTTTGTCAATGGACAAGATGGCATTGAAGATACCAGACTGAATCATCAGCTCATGGAGCAGGCTGTAAGCCCTCAGATGTTAGTCAGTGACTCATTAGGAGGAGCAATAACTACGcaaaagctagattttttttttttaatacatgttaCCCGTAAGGTGCATTGCCTTGCCAGAACCAGCCACCGCGTCTGCAAGTGGTACTGTCACACCCACGTACCTGGGAGGTTTGACAGGCTTCTCCTCCAGGCGGGGCAGGAGGTTATAGATGCTCTCCTGGGCACACTGCGTCGTCATCCTCGGGCTGAGGGGCCCCGGACACGGGGAAGCGCCCACCTCGCCGAGAGGCTCTGGCCACGGGGAAGCCGCCCCCCTCGCCGAGAGGCTCTGGCCACGGGGAAGCCGCCCCCCTCGCTGAGGGGGCCTGGCGTTTCCTCCCTCCTCGCCCCGGGCCCACGTCAGGGAACAGCTCCCTCCCGCCGCTGAGCCCCCTCAGGCCGCCGAGGCAGGCGCGGGCCGGCCCACGGTTGTCTCCGCAGTTACTAGGGAAACCCGTTGCTAGGTAACAGAGCCACGAGGGGGCGGAACCTACCCCATCACGCTTCCGCCTCCCTCCGGCGGAAGGCAGCTGTCGGCCGCCGCTACGGCCGGGAGCGACAGCGCAGGCGCAATCGCTCCAAGCGACGCCCGGAGCCGCGCAGGCGCACTTCGCGGAGGTGAAGCCGGCAAGGCCGAATCAGGGCGCGCCGGGCGGTTTGATCTGCGCgtgcgcggcggggcgcgggggggggaatgtgtgAGGCGGGGGGCGCATGGTACCTGTGGCAGCTGTCCCCGCCCCTGCCGGTACGTGCGCGCGCCGCGCTGAGGGCGGTTGAGGGCGAGGGGAGCCGTGCCGAGCCGAGCCAcgggggcggggcagggcagggcacgggCGCCTTCCGCCGCTCCCGAGGGGAGGTGGGAGCCCGGGGCTGCACTGGCCGGGGGGGCGGGCGCGGCTGACCCGTCTCTGTGGTGTCGCGTTTCCCcggtgcggcgcggcgcggcccggcgggcCCCCTCCTTCCGCCCGCTCTTTGACACCTTCGGGGCGTCGAAACGGTGAGGCGGGAGCGCGGCGGTGAGGCGGGAACCTTTGCAGGATCTTGGTCCGTGGGATGGTCACGAGAAGGTTGAatgtttttctttggggttttttttttttttttctgcgtgAAAGCTCTGAGAAAAGGCAAATGGAAGTTGTCCTGTGTTAACAATTTTGAAATATGGTAATTATCAGTCTTGGCCTACCTTGAGGTCTTTGGCAGCGGCAAACTGCCACTGCCTTGTTTGGTTACTGAATTTTAACCACGTGTCACGTTGTTGCAAACTTTGTGTCTATACCAGTAACAAAGCCCAGTTTTCACTAGAACTCTTGTCATTGGCAGCGGTTGTTAAAATTGTGGATAATTGCTAATGATATGTAGGTGCTGTCAACATCCAAGTGAAGGGTCAAGGTGTATTGTCAAAACTTAAAATTTCGTTGGAGGCATGGGTGTAAGCTCTGtttctaaaaaaccccacccttttgGCATGGGGTTTATATCTAAAGTTGGATGGCCTGGTGTTCTAACTAGACTGGTAAACTCTACTAGCGATAAAGTCTAATTCGAGCTGGTTTTACAGTAAAGTTTTGCCAAGtgaacaaaaaattatttcaaggaaaCAGGTTGCATTCAATGGTTGCAAACTTCTGTGTACATGTACTTTATGTGGGTGCAAAATTGGATTACACTGGAATAGGTCAAACTGAGTAGCTGAATAAAGGAATTCCCTGCGAATTTTTGCACGAGGTTAACCAAGTTGATTTCAAACAATGGCTATGGCCTAGATTCATAACGCAGTCCAGATGTTACATCCAGCAGCTGTATAGTGCATACCAAGTGACTGCACCTCAGAGTGAATTTGTAGTGCAACTAGACATGGTGGGCAGGCCACTATGCTTGACATGGTTTGTACTCGCTTAGTTCACACATAACACTTGAAGTGATTCTTATGTTCAAGAAATAAAATCACTAAAATATTGTctctaaattttttaaaatcctgaataTAACTGATTTACATCTGGCAGTTTAATACAAAGATCTCTTTCCGGCCGTATAGTGAATACGTACATACAGTGCATTACTATTGCAGTACAGCTTTATAATGATACTGAATATTACAACTACTCTTCAcagattgtttttttctttttaataactaTTACAAAAAATTTACATCTACACAGGATGATTCCCTTATACTTTACAAGGATTGAGAAAAAACAATACAGTATGATATGCCCATCTTTACTCTGATCTGTGCCTTGTAATTACAGCATGTTCGTCATGTCGCAGCACTGGATGCAAACACAGAGACTTGCTGTTTGCAAGCTCATCTCTCCACGCAGAAGTGTGCAAATGCAAAGACTTAAATTATTAGAAGTACTTTGACTTTGTAACGTATGCTAATAGTTGGTAAAGTAGAGTGTAAAAGACAGATTGAAGAACGCAGGGCTATCTAGAGCAAGGAGCACCTGGAAGCAAAGAGtctttgtttttgtggtttgctCTTACAAAACTTGAGcttctgtgtaattttttaaGTTTGTGACCTGTGTCTCTGGAGTCATATGATATGTGCTCTGACGGGGAACAGCAGGGTCTTTAAAGGACTGGTGTGACACCTGTAAACATGGATTAATCACGAGTAGGTCTTTGGAAGATGGTGCAGTTGCCGCTGGGTGCTTACCTGCCTTCTACTGCAGTTCCAGGCCAccttctgctcttcacagtgataAAAGGCTGTCTGGACTGGAGAGCGTCTAGAGAAAAGGCACTGAACAACTGAAGGATTTGGAAACTTAGTCTGTAGTGAATTCCTTTAATTGTTCTATTTAGTCTGTCATGATTAATGTGGGGAAACACAGCTggtatataaatgaaaatattttaataaacattgCAAAGTAAATGCTGGGGTGCTAGCAGCTAGATTTGAGTCTTTAAAATGTAGTTATCAGAAGTTGCTGACTGCCATTTTGGTTATATGTTACAgtgccaggagaaaaaaaaaaatataacttgCAGCTTAGTCAACTGTCTCTTTGTATTGCATACTATAGCAGCtaaaagtaataattaaaaaaaatgctgtttttatatatattgcaaatatatatttttattttatatatattatttttttagaattgATGAACAAGCACTGAATTGGATTTTTGCAtctaaaatttaattaatttcctaAAAGGAAgttaagtgtttcttttctttaagcatttttagtcatgaataatgaaaaattaaaaataacaaggtGATACTTGTTTGCCTacctaaaatgaaaaatgactcTGTAGGGATTTTCTGTGCAAATTTTTGCCGATTTCTCCGCCATCACCCCCCTGCCCCGCTACTTTATGGAGATTTTGAAAGTTCTTCCCCCTCTGCCCTAAACATCATGCACAAATCATGTGCTGCAATTTATGCTGATATTGGTGTTGATTTCtctaagcaaacaaaatacaacaTTGAGAGCTTCTTGGTTAATCTTTGTTGTAGATGCAACTTtcctagtgattttttttttttttcagggtagaGTGCCTTCATGACATGTTCTTTCTCTCTCGCTTTACACAAACTACACTCAAAACAATTCCATTATAGGAGTTCTTCACAAATCACTTGCTTGGTTTGCCATCCCTTCAGAAGAGAATTGGGTGCAATTCTTCCAGCCTTGCTGTTGCACAAGTCTGTgagttttctgtgtatttaagtgggtcttgcattttatttttttacaaagaaagtataaaaaaatcaaaggtgTCTTGGAAGGTGGGATAAATGCATATTTTGTTAACATTTTGATTGCAAGAAGATAATTTAATCTTCATTATTTGTAAATGTGTACTTAAAAATAAGTCTACTAGAGGGAAAACTAATTGGTTTTGAATTCCTATAAACAATATTATTTGCAAATAGTATTGTAGTGTTAGGGCTGGATGTCTTTATTTACCCTGAGGACATGGACTGTTTGAAGTTGGATTTGTTAGTGGAAGCAACTGGAACTATGCAGGAGAGGGGAATGAGTCTTCCTGGCACTGATGAAGTCATAACTGCATTTATGTTTGAATTCTTGTTGTTCTGAGTTTCATAtcctttagggtttttttcctagatgttTGCTGAAGGActaattactgttttttttctttttgaagcagttaAGTGGATTGTCAAgttggcttgaaaaaaaaaaaaccaaacagcaaaacaaCCCAGCAGAAGATGTTTCACGTTGTTCAGTATCAGCCTTTAAGACTAATAACCCAAAACAGTCTTTCTAGCATGTGTTTAAAACTGATGCTTTCAAGACCTGCTGCGTTTGCACAGATATGGAAGTCATGGTTCTCAAGCCATTCTCTtgttggaaacaaaaatattatccTGATGGGACCTCCGGGTGCTGGGAAAACAACGATTGGGAGAATAGTAGGTCAGAAACTAGATTGCCCCGTCATAGACATAGATGATGATGTCCTTGAAACAACCTGGAATATGAGTGTGTCGGAAAAACTGCAGGATGTTGGTAATGAGCAATTTttagaggaggaaggaaaagcccTGTTGAAGTTTTCAGCATCTGGAAGTGTCATTTCCCTGACTGGGTCCAATCCGATGCATGCTGCTGGCATGCAGCATGTGAAGAAAAATGGAATAGTTGTATATCTGGATGTGCCCACAACAGTCATTATGAGTAGGCTGAAATCGATGAAAGTGGATCGCATCGTGGGCCAGTCTCCTGGTATTTCGCTCAAGGACATACTTCAGTTTCGGAAGCAGTTCTACAAAAGGTGGTATGACATCCGTGTTCTCTGTGGAGGGGATATTGCAGCAGAGGTTGTAGCAGAAAAGGTGCTTGATGCTGTGAAGAGATACCAAAACTCGGAACTGGAAACTTTCACTTCAACTAGGTCTAGTAGGTCTGGAAGGAGTATGGAAAAAGACTCtcataaatatttcagtgatGTTGTCACTGAGGGCTTAGCCTCTGATGGAGGACTCTTTGTTCCTGAGAGAGGACTTCCAAAATTCACTGCTGGAGAATGGCAAAGCCTAATAGAAGCAACTTACATTGAAAGAGCCCAGGTTATACTAGAAAGATGCATACATCCTTCTGATATTCCTGCTTCTAAGCTGGCAGAAATTATTGGAACTGCTTATGGAGAAAACTTTACTTGTTCTAAAATTGCCCCAGTTAGGCATTTGGCAGGCAATCAGTTTCTCCTTGAGTTATTTCATGGACCAACAGCATCATTTAAAGATTTTGCATTACAGATGGTGCCACATATATTTGCATACTGCATTCCCAGAAGCTGCAATTACTTGGTTCTGGTAGCTACTTCTGGTGACACAGGGAGTGCAGTCCTAGATGGCTTTAGTCGTCTCCATGACACTGACAAACAGAGAATTGCtgtgatgaatttttttcctgaggatggAGTAAGCCCAATTCAAAAATCACAGATGATTGGCTGTCAGAAAGAAAATGCCTGGTCAGTAGGTGTCaaatctgattttgatttttgCCAGACAGCTATAAAGCAAATCTTTACTAATTCTGATTATACTGGCTTTCTTACAGTAGAATATGGAACAGCTTTAGCTGCAGCAAACTCCATAAACTGGGCACGACTGCTTCCTCAGGTAGTTTATCATGCCTCTGCATACCTTGATCTTGTTCATCAAGATATTATTCCTTTTGGAAGCCCTGTAGATGTTTGCATTCCTACAGGAAACTTTGGCAACATATTAGCTGCTTTATATGCTAAAATGATGGGAATTCCTATTAGAAAATGTATCTGTGCTTCCAATGAAAACAATGTTTTGACTGACTTCATAAGAACAGGTGTTTATGATTTGAGGGGAAGAAAATTGATTCCCACTTTTTCACCAGCAGTAGATATTTTGAAGTCCTCCAATCTTGAGCGATACTTGTACCTGATTACTAATGAGGATGGACAACTGGTGACACAATTATATAACCAGCTGGAAAATCAGGGCCACTTCCAGCTACAGAAAGATTTACTTGAAAAGCTTCAGCAGGACTTGGTGGCTGGATggtgctctgaggaggactgtcTAGCTGCCATTCACTCTGTATACAGTACTACAGGATATATTTTGGATACACACACAGCTGTTGCTAAAGTAGTTGCAGATCGATTACAAGATAGAACTTGCCCAATTATTATTTCATCTACAGCTCATTATTCTAAGTTTGCACCTGCTATCTTGAGGGCCTTGAGGATTGCAGAAATAAACCAGAATCCATTAAGTCAGCTTCACTTGCTGAGTTCTTACAGCCCTCTGCCTCCAGTCCACTGGGGCCTATTAGAGACTCTAAAAAAGAAGGGGAATGAGGATCACCAGGTCTGTGCTGCTGATATAAGTATGCTGATGTCCCATATAGAAACCTTAATTCAAAATCATTTTATGAAAGTTTTCTGAGCAACTGATCAGTCGTCCACTGTGTCAATTGCAATACCTTCTTAACAAGCTGCATGTTTTAATAAAGTCATGATTGACCTGGCCTGTGTCCAGTCCACAGCATAACGTCCACAGTTTTATACTCAGTTCTCAAGTTTTCAACAGTATTTGTAAGTAACGCATGTGAGGTTTCTAGTAGTGGTGAAAGGTTGTGAATTGAGTATAAAAGACTGGAATACTTTTTTGCAGGTCATACATAGTAGAGACACCAGTACTGTCGGCTTTCCTTGGCACAAGCCTGAAGCATTCTCCATGGAAGGAGGAAGATAATGAAGTCTGACCTTTCTGAAACTAATAGCTCTTGTTTTGTTGCAAGAATAATGTGATCATTTGGTCAGTGGGTGATTAGTTAAACTTTAACTCACTTCGCTTAGGGCACCAGAACATAATAAGATATTGTAATGATGTTCTTATGTTACTAATGAGGGTTGATTTCACTACAAAGATTGAAGTGTACTTGTATTGTTAGTCCTTGAACTGTTCCAATTTGATGGTATGTTatcttgtgtaatttttttttatgtattgtgAGGCCAGCgtttatgtaaaaaaaatctggtcattttgtttttcctgcttttttccctcccagaTATTTTCCTGTGTAAAATAGAATACTTCAttcaatatttttaagattttttttgagaTGTGACTTTTCCTCCAGTGTGTTGTAGTTTCTTTTCTAGATCTTTTCTATTTAAACTTTCAACTTTAGAATCCTTTTTTGATGCTGTAGAAAATTTGCTAGTATTAGCAGCAGTCTCCTTAAATAAGAACCAAACTTCaccatttatttgcatttatttcttgTATTCTGAGTTTTTAGAATGTAAGTTTTATCTTTGAGGTCATATAGCTTTCTTGTTCTAATTACTTCCGTTTTcatattttgcttaaattaatttccttgacattctattctattcatgcTTTGCATGAATTGGTATAAGAAGCTTCCCAAAGTGCTTGGCATCTCATCAAGGAAAGTGAAGGATTAACTCCAGTGTCTGGAAAGTGTGATATGCATCAGAGGTATTCATTGTGTAACCTAAAATAGACCTATGTTAGCAATCTGGTTTTGCTAATGACAGCTCTTTAGTGGGTTTTTGCgtcagaaaaaaatggagcaggTTGCCCTAGGAGATCATGTGGTTATGGACAAACGTATTGTGCTAACCGTAGATTATATTTAGCAAGGACGTAAAATATAACTACATTTCACACTAAGAGAAGTGGTAAAATGATGT
This region of Harpia harpyja isolate bHarHar1 chromosome 1, bHarHar1 primary haplotype, whole genome shotgun sequence genomic DNA includes:
- the THNSL1 gene encoding LOW QUALITY PROTEIN: threonine synthase-like 1 (The sequence of the model RefSeq protein was modified relative to this genomic sequence to represent the inferred CDS: deleted 1 base in 1 codon), producing the protein MTCSFSLALHKLHSKQFHYRSSSQITCLVCHPFRRELGAILPALLLHKSQLSGLSSWLEKKKTKQQNTQQKMFHVVQYQPLRLITQNSLSSMCLKLMLSRPAAFAQIWKSWFSSHSLVGNKNIILMGPPGAGKTTIGRIVGQKLDCPVIDIDDDVLETTWNMSVSEKLQDVGNEQFLEEEGKALLKFSASGSVISLTGSNPMHAAGMQHVKKNGIVVYLDVPTTVIMSRLKSMKVDRIVGQSPGISLKDILQFRKQFYKRWYDIRVLCGGDIAAEVVAEKVLDAVKRYQNSELETFTSTRSSRSGRSMEKDSHKYFSDVVTEGLASDGGLFVPERGLPKFTAGEWQSLIEATYIERAQVILERCIHPSDIPASKLAEIIGTAYGENFTCSKIAPVRHLAGNQFLLELFHGPTASFKDFALQMVPHIFAYCIPRSCNYLVLVATSGDTGSAVLDGFSRLHDTDKQRIAVMNFFPEDGVSPIQKSQMIGCQKENAWSVGVKSDFDFCQTAIKQIFTNSDYTGFLTVEYGTALAAANSINWARLLPQVVYHASAYLDLVHQDIIPFGSPVDVCIPTGNFGNILAALYAKMMGIPIRKCICASNENNVLTDFIRTGVYDLRGRKLIPTFSPAVDILKSSNLERYLYLITNEDGQLVTQLYNQLENQGHFQLQKDLLEKLQQDLVAGWCSEEDCLAAIHSVYSTTGYILDTHTAVAKVVADRLQDRTCPIIISSTAHYSKFAPAILRALRIAEINQNPLSQLHLLSSYSPLPPVHWGLLETLKKKGNEDHQVCAADISMLMSHIETLIQNHFMKVF